The Streptomyces aurantiacus genome includes a region encoding these proteins:
- a CDS encoding IS630 family transposase, which translates to MAEPVRVRRLTDQEGQKLQQIVRRGSTSSVRYRRAMMLLASAGGNRVPVIAQLVQADEDTVRDVIHRFNEIGLACLDPQWAGGRPRRLSPDDEDFVVATATTRPTKLGQPFTRWSLRKLVGYLRKIHGRVIRIGRETLRGLLARRGVTFQRTKTWKESPDPDRETKLDRIEEVLDRFPDRVFAFDEFGPLGIRPTAGSGWAERKRPDRLPATYHRTHGVRYFHGCYSVGDDTLWGVNHRKKGAANTLAALKSIRAARPDGAPIYVILDNLSAHKGTDIRRWARKHKVELCFTPTYASWANPIEAHFGPLRQFTIANSHHPNHTVQTRALHAYLRWRNANARHRDVLTAERKERARIRSEKNIRWGGRPLAAAA; encoded by the coding sequence GTGGCTGAGCCTGTCCGTGTGCGCAGACTGACCGACCAGGAGGGGCAGAAGCTGCAGCAGATCGTGCGTCGGGGCAGCACCAGTTCGGTGCGTTACCGGCGGGCGATGATGCTGCTGGCCTCGGCCGGCGGGAACCGGGTGCCGGTGATCGCCCAGCTGGTCCAGGCCGACGAGGACACCGTCCGCGACGTGATCCACCGCTTCAACGAGATCGGCCTGGCCTGCCTGGACCCTCAGTGGGCGGGAGGCCGTCCCCGCCGACTCAGCCCTGACGACGAGGACTTCGTCGTGGCGACGGCCACCACCCGCCCGACCAAGCTCGGTCAGCCCTTCACCCGCTGGTCACTGCGCAAACTCGTCGGCTACCTGCGGAAAATCCACGGTCGGGTCATCCGGATCGGCCGCGAGACCTTACGCGGCCTGCTCGCCCGACGCGGTGTCACCTTCCAGCGCACCAAGACGTGGAAGGAGTCCCCCGACCCGGACCGCGAGACGAAGCTGGACCGGATCGAAGAGGTCCTCGACCGATTCCCAGACCGGGTCTTCGCCTTCGACGAATTCGGCCCGCTCGGGATCCGGCCCACCGCGGGCTCGGGCTGGGCAGAACGCAAACGCCCCGACCGGCTGCCCGCCACCTACCACCGCACCCACGGAGTCCGCTACTTCCACGGCTGCTACTCGGTCGGCGACGACACCCTGTGGGGCGTCAACCACCGCAAGAAGGGCGCCGCGAACACGCTGGCCGCGCTGAAATCGATCCGCGCCGCCCGGCCCGACGGCGCCCCCATCTACGTGATCCTGGACAACCTGTCCGCCCACAAGGGCACCGACATCCGCCGCTGGGCCAGGAAACACAAGGTCGAACTGTGCTTCACCCCGACCTACGCCTCGTGGGCCAACCCGATCGAGGCCCACTTCGGACCGCTGAGGCAGTTCACCATCGCCAACTCCCACCACCCCAACCACACCGTCCAGACCCGCGCCCTGCACGCCTACCTGCGCTGGCGCAACGCCAACGCCCGCCACCGCGACGTCCTGACCGCCGAACGTAAGGAACGCGCCCGCATCCGCAGCGAGAAGAACATCCGCTGGGGCGGACGCCCCCTCGCCGCTGCGGCCTGA
- a CDS encoding IS630 family transposase: MTSTAGASVPRRGPKLEPLLLSAEERAELERWTRRATSAQALALRARIVLACAGPEVPPIVVVARELRVAADTVRKWRRRFLAERLDGLVDEPRPGRPPTISVDQVEAVVVTTLEQLPKNATHWSRKSMAQHSGLSKSTVGRIWRQFQLRPHLADTFKLSTDPLFVEKVYDVVGLYFNPPEGAEVLSVDEKSQIQALDRSQPVLPIMPGMPERRTHDYVRNGLTTLFAAFDVATGEVITALHRRHRAAEFKKFLIRIDKEVPAHLQVHLIVDNYGTHKTPAIKAWLAKHPRFELHFTPTGSSWINQVERWFGYLAHQMIRRGAHKNIQALEADIRAWVKDWNEDPKPFIWTKTAEEILDSLARFCRRISGAGH; this comes from the coding sequence GTGACTTCTACTGCTGGTGCGTCAGTTCCTCGTCGGGGCCCCAAGTTGGAGCCGTTGCTGCTGTCCGCGGAGGAGCGGGCGGAGCTGGAGCGGTGGACGCGTCGGGCGACATCGGCCCAGGCCCTGGCCCTGCGAGCGCGGATTGTCCTGGCGTGTGCGGGGCCGGAAGTACCGCCGATCGTCGTGGTCGCCCGGGAGCTTCGGGTGGCCGCGGACACGGTCCGCAAGTGGCGGCGGCGCTTTCTCGCCGAGCGGCTGGACGGGCTGGTCGACGAGCCCAGGCCGGGCCGGCCGCCCACCATCAGCGTCGATCAGGTGGAGGCGGTGGTGGTCACCACGCTGGAACAGCTGCCGAAGAACGCCACCCACTGGTCCAGGAAATCGATGGCCCAGCACAGCGGCCTGTCGAAGTCGACCGTGGGCCGGATCTGGCGGCAGTTCCAGCTCAGGCCGCATCTGGCGGACACCTTCAAGCTGTCGACGGACCCGCTGTTCGTGGAGAAGGTCTACGACGTCGTGGGCCTGTACTTCAACCCTCCTGAGGGTGCGGAGGTGCTCTCGGTGGACGAGAAGTCGCAGATCCAGGCCCTGGACCGGTCCCAGCCGGTGCTGCCGATAATGCCGGGCATGCCCGAGCGGCGCACCCACGACTACGTCCGCAACGGCCTGACCACCTTGTTCGCCGCGTTCGACGTCGCCACGGGTGAGGTCATCACTGCCCTGCACCGCCGGCACCGGGCCGCGGAGTTCAAGAAGTTCCTGATCCGGATCGACAAAGAGGTGCCCGCACACCTGCAGGTCCATCTGATCGTGGACAACTACGGCACCCACAAGACCCCTGCGATCAAAGCCTGGCTGGCCAAACACCCGCGGTTCGAGCTGCACTTCACCCCGACCGGCTCCTCCTGGATCAACCAGGTCGAGCGGTGGTTCGGCTACCTGGCCCACCAGATGATCCGCCGCGGCGCACACAAGAACATCCAGGCCCTGGAAGCCGACATCCGGGCCTGGGTCAAGGACTGGAACGAAGACCCCAAGCCGTTCATCTGGACCAAGACAGCCGAAGAGATCCTCGACTCCCTCGCCCGCTTCTGCCGACGGATCTCTGGCGCAGGACACTAG
- a CDS encoding BTAD domain-containing putative transcriptional regulator: MEAASLDVNQFRSLVDRARQVHAEEQAVALWEAALGLWRGEAFTGADTPWFNAQRDLLDAERLAAQSDMADIRLSLGQHRRVVSELTALTEAHPLDERLAGQLVLALYRSGRPADALDLYHRTRQRLAEELGMDPGAALQQLHQDILTADARLTLARPAERRAPQPGITAYRVERPQSLVGRVEEVSILRAVLDDQSTQAPRVVEIVGEPGMGKTRLLAEFGELAAHSGAVVLVGRGAEISQIPYGLFIDALDGALPAVDPDYPRLHGADGRESQGSLYALMADHHGTEPSLPAERFRRHRAVQELLEEVHPGFRLVLILDDVHWADESSIELIEYLMRRPPRRAVTLALGYRPRQAPPRLASALVKADAVGHLTRVELGPLSAPAAAELCGSKVSRLRCRQLYEATAGNPFYLQALLHRTGDEELTDDQLPLSARAALLDELEDLSAGARIVARAAAVLDDPFDAEMTAVVAQVDESDMFAALDELTRRDLIRPASAIRQFEFRHPLVRKAVYEGMGAGWRLGAHARAAAGLERRGASPVVQAPHVVRSARAGDERAVALLTQAADDLMSSAPAISAHWTRETVPPLVAWSP, from the coding sequence GTGGAAGCGGCGTCGCTGGACGTGAACCAGTTTCGCAGCCTGGTGGACCGCGCGCGCCAAGTACACGCGGAAGAGCAGGCTGTGGCGTTGTGGGAGGCAGCGCTGGGGTTGTGGCGGGGGGAAGCCTTCACAGGGGCGGACACCCCGTGGTTCAACGCCCAGCGCGACCTGCTGGATGCCGAACGTCTGGCCGCGCAGTCGGACATGGCTGACATCCGGCTGAGTTTGGGGCAGCACCGGCGCGTGGTGAGCGAGCTTACTGCTCTGACAGAGGCGCATCCGCTGGACGAACGGCTTGCCGGCCAGCTCGTTCTCGCCCTCTACCGCAGCGGCCGGCCCGCCGATGCCCTCGACCTGTACCACCGGACCCGGCAGCGGTTGGCAGAGGAGCTCGGTATGGACCCCGGGGCCGCGTTGCAGCAGCTCCACCAGGACATCCTCACCGCCGACGCCCGGCTCACGCTTGCCCGTCCGGCCGAGCGGCGTGCACCACAGCCAGGGATAACGGCCTACCGCGTGGAGCGGCCGCAAAGCCTAGTGGGACGCGTTGAAGAGGTATCCATTCTCCGAGCCGTACTCGACGACCAGAGCACCCAGGCTCCGCGAGTGGTGGAAATCGTGGGGGAGCCAGGCATGGGCAAGACCAGGCTGCTCGCCGAATTCGGTGAGCTTGCCGCGCACAGCGGCGCGGTCGTGCTGGTCGGCCGTGGCGCCGAGATCAGCCAAATCCCATACGGTCTCTTCATCGACGCCTTGGACGGCGCTCTGCCAGCGGTGGATCCCGACTATCCACGGCTGCACGGAGCCGATGGACGGGAGTCGCAGGGCTCCTTGTATGCATTGATGGCCGACCACCACGGGACTGAGCCTTCGTTGCCTGCCGAGCGCTTCCGCCGGCACAGAGCTGTGCAAGAGCTGCTGGAGGAGGTACACCCTGGTTTCAGGCTAGTGTTGATTCTGGACGACGTGCACTGGGCGGACGAGAGCAGCATCGAACTCATCGAGTACTTGATGCGGCGTCCGCCACGCAGGGCGGTGACACTTGCGCTCGGTTACCGCCCCCGGCAGGCACCGCCAAGGTTGGCCTCGGCCCTGGTGAAGGCCGACGCCGTCGGTCACCTGACCAGGGTCGAGCTCGGTCCGCTGTCAGCGCCCGCGGCCGCAGAACTGTGTGGTTCAAAGGTCAGCCGCCTGAGATGTCGACAACTGTACGAGGCGACCGCAGGCAACCCCTTCTATCTGCAGGCACTGCTCCACCGCACGGGCGACGAGGAGCTGACCGACGACCAGTTGCCGTTGTCCGCGCGTGCCGCACTGCTGGACGAACTGGAGGACCTGTCGGCAGGTGCTCGCATCGTCGCGCGCGCGGCAGCCGTCCTCGACGATCCCTTCGACGCGGAAATGACAGCCGTGGTCGCCCAAGTGGACGAGAGCGACATGTTCGCCGCGCTGGACGAGCTGACCCGCCGAGATCTGATCCGCCCAGCGAGCGCCATCCGGCAATTCGAGTTCCGCCATCCGCTCGTGCGGAAGGCCGTATACGAGGGAATGGGAGCAGGCTGGCGGCTCGGGGCGCACGCTCGCGCCGCAGCCGGCCTGGAACGACGTGGAGCATCGCCAGTCGTCCAGGCGCCGCACGTTGTGCGCTCGGCGCGTGCCGGGGACGAGCGCGCTGTCGCGCTGCTCACCCAGGCAGCCGACGATCTGATGTCCAGTGCGCCGGCGATAAGCGCGCACTGGACACGCGAGACTGTCCCTCCCCTCGTAGCGTGGAGTCCGTGA
- a CDS encoding transposase has product MGSKQRTYTPEFREGAVRIVIETGRPIPEVAEELGVHSGTLHSWVSRWRRNGSASSDHPAEPAPGGRLREAERAELERLRRDAAEKNKRIRELEMERDVLKRCMVLWVK; this is encoded by the coding sequence ATGGGGTCCAAGCAACGGACGTACACGCCTGAGTTTCGTGAGGGTGCTGTACGCATTGTGATCGAGACGGGCAGGCCGATCCCGGAGGTCGCCGAGGAGCTCGGTGTGCATTCCGGCACGCTGCACAGCTGGGTGTCGCGGTGGCGGCGCAATGGGTCGGCGTCGTCCGACCATCCTGCCGAGCCCGCACCGGGCGGGCGGCTGCGCGAAGCCGAGCGGGCCGAGCTGGAGCGGCTGCGGCGGGATGCGGCGGAGAAGAACAAGCGGATCCGCGAGCTGGAGATGGAGCGTGATGTCCTCAAGCGATGCATGGTCCTCTGGGTGAAGTGA
- a CDS encoding IS3 family transposase, translating into MTETDPAALAAFIGNQRTEHHVPHRLACRVLGVSESWFYKWRDKPTTAREVRRGQLADAIRQIFENSGGTYGSPKVWLLLIRAGWRVSVNTVAHLMAELGLAGRKIRRRGGLTRPGKRPAFADFVRRDFTADAPDQVWCGDMTEIATGESKLYLATVIDLFSRRLLGYAMGARHDAELVVASLNMAAATRGGDVKGVIFHSDRGSEYVSRRFRRACRRLGVTQSMGRVGSCFDNAVSEAFNSVLKVEYVHRHTFATRTEARIRIATWITGFYNTRRLHSVCGYRSPIDYEHDHRANSALELAA; encoded by the coding sequence GTGACCGAAACGGACCCGGCCGCCCTGGCCGCGTTCATCGGTAACCAGAGGACCGAGCACCACGTCCCGCACCGCCTGGCCTGCCGGGTTCTGGGAGTGTCGGAGTCCTGGTTCTACAAGTGGCGCGACAAGCCCACCACCGCTCGTGAAGTGCGGCGAGGACAGCTGGCCGACGCGATCCGACAGATCTTCGAGAACTCCGGCGGCACCTACGGTTCTCCGAAGGTCTGGCTCCTCCTGATCCGCGCCGGCTGGCGCGTCTCAGTGAACACCGTCGCGCATCTCATGGCCGAACTCGGCCTGGCCGGACGGAAGATCCGTCGACGGGGCGGGCTGACCCGCCCCGGCAAACGGCCCGCGTTCGCGGACTTTGTCCGCCGCGACTTCACCGCCGACGCTCCAGACCAGGTGTGGTGCGGCGACATGACAGAGATCGCCACTGGTGAGAGCAAGCTGTATCTGGCCACCGTCATCGACCTGTTCTCGCGCCGCCTGCTCGGCTACGCGATGGGTGCACGTCACGACGCTGAACTCGTCGTTGCGTCCTTGAACATGGCCGCGGCCACCCGTGGCGGCGACGTCAAGGGCGTCATCTTCCACAGCGACAGGGGCAGCGAATATGTGTCCCGGCGCTTCCGCCGGGCCTGCCGGCGTCTGGGCGTGACGCAGTCCATGGGCCGGGTCGGGTCATGTTTCGACAACGCCGTCAGCGAGGCGTTCAACAGCGTACTCAAGGTCGAGTACGTCCACCGGCACACCTTCGCCACCCGCACCGAGGCCCGGATCAGGATCGCGACCTGGATCACCGGCTTCTACAACACCCGTCGGCTACACAGCGTGTGCGGTTACCGGAGCCCGATCGACTACGAACACGACCACCGAGCCAACTCCGCCTTGGAGCTGGCCGCTTAG
- a CDS encoding transposase has protein sequence MGLARNTVRRLAHSATADELLIGQWTGRTSILDPYKPYLHQRWREGPFSARRLFEELCERGYEGGKSVVKEYVRKLREACPHDDPPRRNPSVRDVTSWITRHPDRLNDDQAQQLKAVLDHCPELEQTAQHTRAFAELMNNRQGQHLGQWIDRVQADNLPALHSFVSGLGPDLDAVVAGLSLPYSSGAVEGHNSKIKMLKRHMFGRANFDLLRKRVLLAA, from the coding sequence TTGGGCCTGGCCCGCAACACCGTCCGCCGCCTTGCTCACTCAGCGACTGCGGATGAACTCCTCATCGGGCAGTGGACGGGCCGCACGAGCATCCTCGATCCTTACAAGCCTTACCTGCACCAACGGTGGCGCGAGGGCCCTTTCTCGGCCCGCCGCCTGTTCGAGGAGCTCTGCGAGCGCGGATACGAAGGTGGCAAGAGCGTCGTCAAGGAGTACGTGCGAAAACTCCGCGAAGCCTGCCCCCACGACGATCCGCCCCGCAGGAATCCCTCGGTGCGGGACGTGACCAGCTGGATCACCCGCCACCCCGACCGCCTCAACGACGACCAGGCCCAGCAACTCAAAGCCGTCCTGGACCACTGCCCGGAGCTGGAGCAGACCGCCCAACACACCCGGGCATTCGCCGAGTTGATGAACAACCGGCAAGGCCAACACCTCGGCCAGTGGATCGACCGCGTCCAGGCCGACAACCTGCCCGCCCTGCACAGCTTCGTCAGCGGTCTCGGCCCGGACCTCGACGCCGTCGTCGCCGGACTCAGCCTGCCCTACAGCTCCGGCGCCGTCGAAGGCCACAACAGCAAGATCAAAATGCTGAAACGCCATATGTTCGGCCGCGCCAACTTCGACCTCCTGCGCAAACGGGTCCTCCTCGCGGCATGA
- a CDS encoding IS5 family transposase, whose protein sequence is MTDAEWAAVRPLLPVPAWLNGRGGRPEGYCHRQLLDAVRYLVAGGISWRAMPADFPDWGRVYAFFRRWREHGLIAEFHDRLRGQVREREGRQAEPTAGIIDAQSVRAAATVPAASRGYDGGKKVPGRKRHIVTDTLGLLLVVAVTAANIGDREVAAGLLTRLRRLRRDICLVWADGGYTGDLVDWCRQTLALTLQIVKRTDDIKGFVVLPRRWVAERTFAWLMNSRRLARDYETLPATSEAMIRWSMITRMGRRLARPPAADRR, encoded by the coding sequence ATGACGGACGCGGAGTGGGCGGCCGTGCGGCCGTTGCTGCCGGTCCCGGCCTGGTTGAACGGGCGGGGCGGACGGCCCGAGGGCTACTGCCACCGCCAGCTGCTGGACGCGGTCCGCTACCTGGTCGCGGGCGGGATCTCCTGGCGGGCGATGCCCGCGGACTTCCCCGATTGGGGCCGGGTCTACGCGTTCTTCCGCCGCTGGCGTGAGCACGGGCTGATCGCCGAGTTCCATGACCGGCTGCGCGGACAGGTGCGTGAGCGCGAGGGCCGTCAGGCCGAGCCCACGGCGGGGATCATCGACGCCCAGTCGGTGCGGGCCGCCGCAACGGTGCCGGCCGCCTCACGCGGCTACGACGGCGGGAAGAAGGTGCCGGGCCGCAAACGGCACATCGTGACCGATACGCTCGGTCTGCTGCTGGTCGTCGCGGTCACCGCCGCGAACATCGGCGACCGGGAGGTTGCGGCGGGCCTGCTGACCCGGCTGCGCCGCCTGCGTCGAGACATCTGTCTTGTCTGGGCCGACGGCGGCTACACAGGCGACCTGGTCGACTGGTGCCGGCAGACACTCGCCCTCACTTTGCAGATCGTCAAGCGCACCGACGACATCAAGGGATTCGTGGTGCTCCCCAGGCGTTGGGTGGCCGAGCGCACATTCGCCTGGCTGATGAACTCCCGCCGTCTGGCGAGGGATTACGAAACCCTGCCTGCCACCAGCGAAGCGATGATCCGATGGTCGATGATCACGCGGATGGGCCGGCGTCTGGCACGGCCACCGGCCGCCGACCGGCGCTGA
- a CDS encoding NF041680 family putative transposase, with the protein MSLLHHDGRDEAFDFTSHFREDFYGCLTRRADTLFELCDAMLCEDGPVTSPVDLTLLAEHRRGHGALYDALNQGCIDADRLRKALAVLPQPKAADGRLVLAVDVSPWLRPDAPTSPDRLFCHVYGRSGRSSDQFIPGWPYSFVAALETGRTSWCQLLDAIRLGPHDDVAEVTARQVRRVVNDLIGQGQWEDGDPDILVVFDAGYDAPRMAYLLTGLPIEVLGRMRSDRVMRRPTPTQLEYALAYPQGGRPPKHGKEFRFAKPDTWGEPDAETVQVTDRYGTAQAMAWDRIHPRLTTRSAWIDHDGELPIIEGTLIRLTVDHLPGGGDPLPVWLWSSKTGMTSEEVDLRWQAFLRRFDLEHTFRFVKQTLGWTRPRLRSPEAADRWTWLVIAAHTQLRLTREAAADLRRPWEKRAEPARLTPARVRRGFRNLRPHLHSPARAPKPSTPGPGRPIGSKNQRPATRYDVGKSTRRPESIAERNQLKARKP; encoded by the coding sequence ATGAGTCTGCTGCACCACGATGGCCGGGACGAGGCATTCGACTTCACCTCCCACTTTCGGGAGGACTTCTACGGATGTCTGACCCGGCGCGCTGACACGCTGTTCGAGCTCTGCGACGCGATGCTCTGTGAGGACGGCCCGGTGACCTCGCCGGTCGATTTGACGTTGCTGGCCGAGCACCGGCGTGGGCACGGCGCGTTGTACGACGCGCTCAACCAGGGCTGCATCGATGCGGACAGGCTGCGTAAGGCACTGGCCGTGCTGCCGCAGCCGAAGGCCGCCGACGGGCGCCTGGTACTGGCGGTCGATGTCTCGCCGTGGCTGCGTCCGGACGCGCCGACCAGCCCGGACCGCCTGTTCTGCCACGTCTACGGACGCTCGGGCCGCTCCAGTGACCAGTTCATCCCCGGCTGGCCATACTCGTTCGTCGCCGCGCTGGAGACGGGCCGCACCTCGTGGTGCCAACTGCTGGACGCCATCCGTCTCGGCCCCCACGACGACGTCGCCGAGGTCACCGCCCGGCAGGTCCGCCGCGTCGTGAACGACTTGATCGGCCAGGGCCAGTGGGAGGACGGCGACCCGGACATCCTGGTCGTGTTCGACGCCGGCTACGACGCCCCGCGCATGGCCTACCTCCTTACCGGCCTGCCCATCGAGGTGCTCGGACGGATGCGCTCGGACCGGGTCATGCGCCGTCCGACACCTACGCAACTGGAGTACGCCCTGGCCTACCCCCAGGGCGGGCGGCCGCCGAAGCACGGCAAGGAGTTCCGCTTCGCCAAACCGGACACGTGGGGCGAGCCCGACGCGGAGACCGTGCAGGTCACCGACCGCTATGGCACCGCCCAGGCGATGGCCTGGGACCGTATCCACCCCCGGCTCACCACCCGCTCCGCGTGGATCGACCACGACGGCGAACTCCCCATCATCGAGGGCACCCTGATCCGCCTGACGGTGGACCATCTGCCCGGCGGCGGCGACCCACTGCCCGTCTGGCTGTGGTCCTCCAAGACCGGCATGACCAGCGAAGAAGTCGACCTGCGCTGGCAAGCGTTCTTGAGGCGCTTCGACCTTGAACACACTTTCCGTTTCGTAAAGCAGACGCTCGGCTGGACCCGCCCCAGGCTCCGCAGCCCCGAGGCCGCGGACCGGTGGACGTGGCTCGTGATCGCAGCGCATACCCAGCTGAGGCTCACCCGCGAGGCCGCAGCCGATCTCCGCCGTCCTTGGGAGAAACGGGCCGAACCCGCTCGACTCACCCCGGCCCGCGTCCGCCGAGGGTTCAGGAACCTCCGCCCTCACCTGCACAGCCCGGCCCGTGCGCCCAAACCCTCAACTCCAGGCCCAGGACGCCCAATCGGCTCGAAGAACCAACGACCGGCCACCCGCTACGACGTGGGCAAATCGACCAGACGCCCTGAAAGCATCGCCGAACGTAATCAACTCAAAGCTCGCAAACCATAA
- a CDS encoding DUF6192 family protein — MPEEIESADKVGSVSANRYAAIVAELRKLVETSSRIQFTIGDHALEVEPMREAGGQEQGDELFTVKDSLFRLAEDIGLSYSTVRTARWAASRWPKDRRVSGVSFTVHKIMASIVDDEERWATILTPPEGKSRWTPDEANRRVGRQVVKPVTSQEKLTAIHTLARDEDVAAAATTDFLKRPTVAAKVPEQEKVRVVEEFTRDESVATIAATSLLRRPDVAFRAMSDDTARHQVNHAQVERGRQAREHFEETSPVAPAIRNIDRSVEFLDLVTACHSFVAAAGRVVPGLRDRQLGEDERTIVHENVARVRATLDWIETAVDTGKVDVDGELAKLLQSE; from the coding sequence ATGCCGGAAGAGATCGAGTCCGCCGACAAGGTCGGCAGCGTCAGCGCGAACCGCTATGCGGCGATTGTGGCTGAGCTGCGGAAACTGGTCGAGACTTCCAGCCGCATCCAGTTCACGATCGGTGACCACGCACTCGAAGTCGAGCCGATGCGCGAGGCCGGCGGCCAGGAGCAAGGCGACGAGCTGTTCACGGTCAAGGACTCCCTGTTCCGCCTCGCCGAGGACATCGGACTGTCGTACTCGACGGTGAGGACGGCCCGGTGGGCAGCGTCGAGGTGGCCGAAGGACCGCCGGGTGTCGGGGGTGTCGTTCACCGTTCACAAGATTATGGCGTCCATCGTCGACGACGAGGAACGGTGGGCCACGATCCTCACCCCGCCCGAGGGCAAGAGCCGGTGGACACCGGACGAGGCCAACCGGCGGGTCGGCCGGCAGGTCGTCAAGCCCGTCACCTCGCAGGAGAAGCTCACCGCGATTCACACCCTGGCCCGTGACGAGGACGTCGCCGCGGCGGCGACCACGGACTTCCTCAAGCGGCCGACGGTCGCGGCGAAAGTGCCCGAGCAGGAGAAGGTCCGGGTCGTGGAGGAGTTCACCCGCGACGAGTCGGTGGCGACCATCGCCGCGACCAGCCTGCTTCGCAGGCCGGACGTCGCCTTCCGGGCGATGTCGGACGACACCGCCCGTCACCAGGTCAACCATGCCCAGGTCGAGCGGGGTCGGCAGGCCCGCGAGCACTTCGAGGAGACCAGCCCTGTCGCTCCGGCGATCCGCAACATCGACCGGTCGGTGGAGTTCCTGGACCTGGTCACCGCCTGCCACTCCTTCGTCGCGGCGGCTGGCCGCGTCGTCCCCGGCCTGCGCGACCGCCAGCTCGGTGAGGACGAACGCACCATCGTTCATGAGAACGTCGCCCGGGTGAGGGCGACGCTGGACTGGATCGAGACCGCGGTCGACACCGGCAAGGTCGACGTCGACGGCGAGCTGGCCAAACTGCTGCAAAGCGAGTAG
- a CDS encoding RacP protein, giving the protein MPRASERRSPAAQRHADTVRFVLFEARPAGLTFSQLVRSSELSPHQTRSGLACLRDTITERGWPPLIWARKDGYKFCADPAELQAYEVAVIRGKLTEIRRFITGTVAPHAALQPRGRWIKHLNTQLSSVESTLDVIADFTDA; this is encoded by the coding sequence ATGCCTCGCGCTTCCGAGCGCAGATCGCCCGCCGCCCAGCGACACGCCGACACCGTCCGGTTCGTGCTCTTCGAGGCCCGCCCGGCCGGTCTGACCTTCAGCCAGCTGGTCAGATCCAGTGAACTCTCGCCCCATCAGACCCGCTCCGGCCTGGCCTGTCTGCGGGACACCATCACCGAACGCGGCTGGCCGCCCTTGATCTGGGCCAGGAAGGACGGATACAAGTTCTGCGCGGACCCCGCTGAGCTCCAGGCATACGAGGTCGCGGTCATCCGCGGGAAGCTCACCGAGATCCGCCGGTTCATCACCGGGACGGTCGCCCCCCACGCCGCCCTCCAGCCCAGGGGCCGTTGGATCAAACACCTCAACACCCAGCTCAGCTCGGTCGAGTCCACGCTCGACGTGATCGCCGACTTCACCGATGCCTGA
- a CDS encoding IS110 family transposase, translated as MRQLAPELLDLRGVGPITAAQVLVSWSHPGRFRSEAAFASFAGVSPIPASSGLTNRHRLNRSGDRQLNRALHTITLVRTRCDPGTKAYVARRVAEGKSPRDAQRCLKRAVCRQLFKLLERADRITAILPDDLLQAA; from the coding sequence GTGCGCCAGCTCGCCCCCGAACTTCTGGACCTGCGCGGCGTGGGGCCCATCACTGCGGCCCAGGTGCTCGTCAGCTGGTCGCATCCAGGCCGGTTCCGCTCCGAGGCAGCCTTTGCCTCCTTCGCCGGCGTCTCTCCGATCCCCGCTTCCTCCGGGCTCACCAACCGCCACCGGCTCAACCGCAGCGGAGACCGGCAGCTCAACCGGGCCTTGCACACCATCACGTTGGTACGTACGCGTTGCGACCCCGGCACCAAGGCGTATGTCGCACGCAGAGTCGCCGAGGGAAAGAGCCCGCGTGACGCGCAGCGTTGTCTCAAGCGCGCCGTCTGTCGGCAGCTCTTCAAGCTCCTCGAACGCGCCGACCGCATCACCGCAATACTCCCCGACGATCTCCTCCAAGCGGCTTGA